One part of the Sardina pilchardus chromosome 5, fSarPil1.1, whole genome shotgun sequence genome encodes these proteins:
- the pygma gene encoding glycogen phosphorylase, muscle form, with translation MSKPLSDHDRKKQISVRGLAGVENVTDLKTNFNRHLHFTLVKDRNVSTKRDYYMALAHTVRDHLVGRWIRTQQHYYEKDPKRVYYISLEFYMGRTLQNTMVNLGLENACDEAMYQLGLEMEELEDLEEDAGLGNGGLGRLAACFLDSMASLGLAAYGYGIRYEFGIFNQKIAHGWQVEEADDWLRYGNPWEKARPEYMRPVQFFGRTEHHPDGVKWVDTQVVLALPYDTPVPGYRNNIVNTMRLWSAKAPCDFNLKDFNVGGYIQAVLGRNVAENISRVLYPNDNFFEGKELRLKQEYFVVSATLQDIVRRFKASKFGSREIVRTDFSELPKKVAVQLNDTHPALAIPELMRVLVDEEKLPWDKAWEVCVKTCAYTNHTVLPEALERWPIDLFHNLLPRHLEIVYEINRRHMERVASKFPGDNDRLARMSLIEEGGGKRVNMAHLCIVGSHAVNGVARIHSDILKATLFKDFYEMDPHKFQNKTNGITPRRWLVMCNPSLAEIIAEKIGEDYIRDLDQLRKLEKFINDEAFIRDVAKVKQENKMKFGAHLEEHYKVKINPNSMFDIQVKRIHEYKRQLLNCLHIITFYNRIKKEPNKAWTPRTVMIGGKAAPGYHTAKMIIRLITAIGEIVNHDPVVGDRLKVIFLENYRVTLAEKAVPAADLSEQISTAGTEASGTGNMKFMLNGALTIGTMDGANVEMAEEAGMDNIFIFGMRVDDVDEMDKKGYNAYDYYNRIPELKQAIDQIANGFFSPKQPDLFKDIVNLLMHHDRFKVFADYEDYIKCQDKVSALYKNPKEWTKKAIYNIAGSGKFSSDRTIAQYAREIWGMEPTLEKIAAPDDPK, from the exons ATGTCGAAGCCGCTGTCAGATCACGACCGGAAGAAGCAGATTTCGGTGCGTGGCCTCGCTGGAGTTGAGAACGTGACAGACCTCAAAACCAACTTCAACCGCCACCTCCACTTCACGCTGGTTAAAGACAGAAATGTTTCCACAAAGCGGGACTATTATATGGCTCTCGCCCACACCGTGCGCGATCATCTGGTTGGCAGATGGATCAGAACCCAGCAGCACTATTACGAGAAAGACCCCAAA CGTGTCTACTACATCTCCCTGGAATTCTACATGGGCCGCACCCTGCAGAACACCATGGTGAACCTTGGACTGGAGAATGCCTGTGATGAGGCCATGTACCAG cttggtttggagatggaggagctggAAGACTTGGAGGAGGATGCTGGTCTTGGAAACGGTGGCTTGGGTAGACTGGCTG CTTGCTTCCTCGACTCCATGGCATCCCTGGGTTTGGCTGCATATGGTTACGGTATCCGTTATGAGTTTGGAATTTTCAATCAGAAAATTGCACATGGCTGGCAG GTTGAGGAGGCCGATGACTGGCTTCGTTATGGCAACCCTTGGGAGAAAGCTCGTCCAGAATACATGAGGCCAGTGCAGTTCTTTGGCAGGACAGAGCACCATCCTGATGGCGTGAAATGGGTCGACACCCAG GTGGTTTTGGCCTTGCCATACGACACCCCTGTGCCAGGATACAGGAACAATATTGTGAACACCATGCGTCTGTGGTCTGCCAAGGCTCCCTGTGATTTCAACTTGAAAGACT TCAATGTTGGTGGTTACATTCAGGCTGTGCTGGGCaggaatgtggcagagaatatcTCCCGTGTCCTGTACCCAAATGACAAC TTCTTTGAAGGGAAGGAGCTACGTCTGAAGCAGGAGTACTTTGTGGTGTCTGCCACCCTGCAGGACATTGTCCGCCGTTTCAAAGCCTCCAAGTTTGGCAGTAGGGAGATTGTGCGTACTGACTTCAGTGAGCTGCCTAAGAAG GTGGCCGTCCAGCTGAATGATACTCACCCAGCCctggccatccccgagctgatGAGAGTGCTGGTGGACGAGGAGAAGTTGCCCTGGGATAAG GCCTGGGAAGTCTGCGTGAAAACATGTGCCTACACTAATCATACAGTCCTGCCTGAGGCCCTGGAGCGCTGGCCCATTGATCTGTTCCATAACCTGCTGCCTCGCCATCTTGAGATCGTCTATGAGATCAACAGGCGCCATATGGAG CGTGTTGCATCCAAGTTCCCTGGTGACAATGACCGCTTGGCGCGTATGTCTCTGATTGAGGAAGGAGGCGGGAAGAGAGTAAACATGGCTCACTTGTGTATTGTCGGGTCCCATGCAGTCAATGGAGTGGCCCGCATTCACTCTGACATCCTCAAAGCAACCCT GTTTAAGGACTTCTATGAGATGGATCCCCATAAGTTCCAGAACAAGACCAATGGTATCACTCCCCGTCGCTGGTTGGTCATGTGCAACCCTTCACTTGCAGAAATCATTGCAGAG AAAATTGGAGAGGACTACATCCGTGATCTTGACCAGTTGAGAAAACTTGAGAAATTTATTAACGATGAGGCTTTCATCCGTGATGTTGCCAAAGTCAAACAG GAGAACAAGATGAAGTTTGGCGCTCACCTCGAGGAGCACTACAAGGTTAAGATCAATCCTAACTCCATGTTTGACATCCAAGTCAAGAGAATCCACGAGTACAAGAGACagctgttgaactgcctgcacATCATCACCTTCTACAACC GTATCAAGAAAGAGCCCAATAAGGCATGGACACCAAGAACTGTCATGATCGGCGGAAAG GCTGCACCTGGCTACCACACAGCCAAGATGATCATCCGTCTCATCACTGCCATTGGTGAGATAGTCAATCATGACCCTGTTGTGGGTGACCGTCTGAAGGTCATCTTCCTGGAGAACTACAGAGTCACCCTTGCTGAGAAAG CCGTTCCTGCTGCCGACCTCTCAGAGCAGATCTCAACCGCGGGCACAGAGGCGTCTGGCACCGGCAACATGAAGTTCATGCTGAACGGTGCCCTCACCATTGGCACTATGGATGGTGCCAATGTGGAGATGGCAGAGGAGGCTGGCATGGACAACATCTTCATCTTTGGCATGAGAGTTGACGATGTGGATGAGATGGACAAGAAGGG TTACAATGCCTATGACTACTACAACCGCATCCCAGAACTGAAACAAGCCATTGACCAGATCGCCAACGGTTTCTTCAGTCCCAAGCAGCCTGATCTCTTCAAGGACATTGTCAACCTACTAATGCACCATGACAG ATTCAAGGTGTTTGCTGACTATGAAGACTACATCAAATGTCAGGACAAAGTCAGTGCTCTGTACAAG AACCCCAAGGAATGGACCAAGAAGGCGATCTATAACATTGCTGGCAGTGGCAAGTTCTCCAGTGACCGCACCATTGCCCAGTATGCCCGAGAGATCTGGGGCATGGAGCCCACGTTGGAAAAGATCGCTGCTCCAGATGACCCTAAGTAA
- the slc22a6l gene encoding solute carrier family 22 member 6, producing the protein MAFGELLEQVGSTGRYQVMHVSLLCLPVLMMASHNLLQNFVASVPPHHCATQANLSLHTLTREQVLRVTVPLDDMGKPARCQRFATPQWGLLNVTDEEAEEEVAYADTPDVEVQECQDGWQYNFTERSSTIISEWNLVCDQRSLKQMGQTIYMGGVLIGAVIFGGLSDKFGRRYLLIFSNLLMAVSGTCTAFATSFSLFCLFRFGCGMALSGLVLNTLSLIVEWIPTRVRTVVGTGTGYSYTFGQLVLALMAYYIRDWRWLTLAVSIPFYFVFIYSWWFLESARWLVLNGNSEQAVKNLQVVGRINGRRAEGEKITLEVLQESMKKEMSCVGQSYSALDLVRTPVMRTITVCLSAVWFSTSFAYYGLSMDLQKFGVDIYLIQVIFGAVDIPAKVIVTVAMSVVGRRPSQCAALILAGIAILANLLVPYEKQTMRTTLAVLGKGCLAASFNCCYLYSPELYPTVIRQNGMGFASMTARLGAMVAPMVQLLGEIFPWLPGLIYGGVPILSGFFAIFLPETLASPLPDTIQDVEERGYRKNTKDSSKKEEPTTENNATTPLKDGA; encoded by the exons ATGGCGTTCGGAGAGCTGCTAGAGCAGGTGGGCAGCACCGGCCGCTACCAGGTGATGCACGTTAGCCTCCTCTGCTTGCCCGTGCTGATGATGGCCAGCCACAACCTGCTGCAGAACTTTGTGGCCTCCGTGCCGCCACACCACTGCGCCACTCAGGCCAACCTGTCGCTTCACACGCTCACCAGGGAGCAGGTGCTGCGCGTCACCGTTCCCCTGGATGACATGGGCAAGCCAGCACGATGCCAGCGCTTTGCCACGCCTCAGTGGGGCCTCTTGAACGTGACGGAtgaggaggctgaggaggaagTCGCCTATGCGGACACTCCTGACGTGGAGGTGCAAGAATGCCAGGATGGATGGCAATATAATTTTACAGAGAGAAGTTCTACTATTATTTCAGAG TGGAATCTGGTTTGTGATCAGCGCTCACTAAAACAGATGGGGCAGACCATTTACATGGGAGGAGTGCTCATCGGTGCTGTTATATTTGGGGGACTCTCAGACAA ATTTGGAAGGCGTTACTTGCTGATATTCTCCAATCTCTTGATGGCAGTGTCAGGGACATGCACTGCCTTTGCTAcatccttctccctcttctgccTCTTCCGTTTTGGCTGCGGAATGGCCCTCTCTGGACTTGTGCTCAACACCCTTTCTCTGA TTGTGGAGTGGATCCCAACACGAGTGCGGACGGTCGTGGGCACAGGGACGGGTTACAGTTACACCTTCGGGCAGCTGGTGCTGGCACTAATGGCATATTATATCCGCGACTGGCGCTGGCTCACTTTGGCTGTGTCGATACCATTTTACTTCGTCTTCATTTACTCCTG GTGGTTTTTGGAGTCTGCCAGGTGGCTCGTTTTAAATGGGAATTCCGAACAAGCAGTGAAAAACCTCCAAGTTGTTGGTCGAATCAATGGTCGCCgtgcagagggagaaaaaatTACTCTTGAG GTCCTCCAGGAGTCCATGAAAAAAGAGATGTCATGTGTCGGACAATCATATTCGGCTCTGGACTTGGTCCGGACTCCTGTGATGAGGACCATCACTGTCTGCCTCAGTGCCGTCTG GTTCTCCACAAGCTTTGCCTACTATGGACTTTCCATGGACCTGCAGAAATTTGGAGTGGACATTTACCTGATTCAGGTCATCTTCGGAGCTGTGGACATCCCTGCAAAAGTAATCGTCACAGTGGCCATGAGTGTAGTTGGTCGCCGACCCTCCCAGTGTGCAGCACTTATCTTGGCTGGCATTGCCATTCTTGCCAACCTGTTGGTGCCCTATG agaaacagacgATGCGCACTACTCTGGCTGTGTTGGGGAAAGGCTGTCTGGCAGCTTCATTCAACTGCTGCTATCTCTACTCTCCAGAACTATACCCTACAGTCATTAG GCAGAATGGCATGGGCTTTGCTTCCATGACAGCACGATTAGGAGCTATGGTGGCCCCTATGGTCCAGTTATTAGGGGAAATTTTTCCTTGGCTACCCGGGCTAATTTATGGGGGAGTTCCTATCCTAAGTGGCTTTTTTGCCATCTTTCTGCCTGAAACTCTGGCCTCCCCTTTACCAGATACAATTCAAGATGTGGAGGAAAG gGGTTACAGGAAAAACACCAAAGACTCTTCTAAAAAGGAGGAACCAACTACAGAAAACAATGCAACCACACCTCTGAAGGATGGTGCCTGA
- the LOC134079541 gene encoding cytochrome c oxidase subunit 8B, mitochondrial produces MSGIFRALSAVRSAPVVRSVTMSQRANLANRAAKDPLGPAETAIGLTMFSLAILGPAGWILANLDSYKKKDD; encoded by the exons ATGTCGGGGATTTTCAGAGCACTTTCTGCGGTGCGCTCCGCACCTGTGGTGCGCAGTGTAACCATGTCTCAGCGCGCCAATCTTGCCAACAGGGCAGCAAAAGACCCTCTTGGTCCAGCG GAGACTGCGATTGGCCTCACAATGTTCTCACTGGCAATCCTGGGCCCGGCAGGCTGGATCTTGGCCAACCTGGACAGTTACAAGAAGAAGGATGATTGA